ACAAGCCGTCATCATCAAATGAATCATTCGATGCCTCCTTCCCCTTGCTCGCGCATCCCTGAGTGATTTGGCCTTCGTACCTACAACATCATTGCCTGAGATGTTTCTTCATAAAGGACAATAATGTTTGCCCCAAAGTCGTAAGTATGACGCCCGTTCCGCTACACTTATCGCATGTTACGAGTGTGCCTTCTTCAGATGTCACTTCTCCACTACCTTTACAATCCCAACACGGCAACTCCAAGTCATCCATTGAAATTTGCATATAGGTATAACTCCCTTTACATTCATCGCACGACATGCCGCGCGTCCATCCTAGCAAGGATTCAATACCTTGTGTCGCAGACACGTGTCAGGAATCACGTACCACTCGTTTCCTAATTTACCACACATGTAACCTTACGAGAGTTCGACAGACAGTGAATTTTCGATTTGCTCCCTGTTCTCTTTTTGCTTTGCAAGAATCCTCTTTCTCGCAAACAAGAAGTAATAGAGCATGATAATCGCAATAATCGGCACACCTGTGTATATCGTGATCCGCTGACCAGGGACGAACCAAAGACTCACAGCAATCGCCGCATTCGCAAGAATGCCGACAAGCGGTAACACAGGATACAACGGGGTTCTGTAGGGGAGATCGCTCACCTTACCTCCTGAACGGACATACTTACGCCGAAATCCCATTTGCGCGAGGCAAATAATTCCCCAGTCAATGACGACGACCAACCCGATGCCAGATAAAATCCAGGTGTACAGTTTGTCCGGTGAAACTTTATAAAGCAAAAGTCCAGCCACACCAATAATCATGGTAAATAGCACTGAACGGACAGGTACTTGCCGTTTACTGAGTTTGCTGAGGAACTTCGGTGCCATGCCATCGAGCGACATCGACCAGATGAGACGGGAAGATGCGTATGTCCACGAGGATCCTGCGGACAGTGCGGAGGTGACGACGATAATATCCATAATGACATGCGCGGACGGAATTCCAGCCAATTGAAATATCGTTGCAAATGGGCTATCGTTTACGCCTGCCGACTGCCACGGGATGATACCCACTAAGACAATCATCGCGAGCACGTAGAATAAGAGTGTGCGCAGCGTCGTCGTGCGAACCGCGCGAGGTACCGATTTCGCCGGATCGCGACTTTCACCGGCCGCAATCCCAATCAGTTCCGTGCCACTATACGAAAAACAGACGGAAACCAGTGCAAGAAATGAAGCGCCAAAGCCATGCGGAAACAAGCCGCCATGGTGCAAATAGTTTGTAGCACCGATTGCCGGATGCGAGGTCCACCCAAAAATCACTGCGATACCCACGGCAGAAGCAACGATAATCCCGATGACCTTAATGCTCGCAAACCAGAATTCCGATTCTCCATACACGCCAACTGCCATAATATTTAAGACTAAGTAGATAATGAAGAATACCACGTAAAACACGACGCTCGGAATGTGTGGGAAATACTGCTGCAGAATCATGACGGCCGCTAACCACTCAACCGTAATCGTGATGGCTCCGTTGATCCAATACAGCCATGCGCTTAAAAACCCGACACTCGGGCTGATAAACACTTGGGCGTACGTTTTAAACGATCCCGCCACAGGCATGGCGGTCGCCAATTCACCTAAGGACGCCATGACAATGCCGACTAGAATCCCACCCAACATATACGCAAGGACAGCGCCGCCAGGGCCGGCTTGATTGATGGTGTAGCCGGATCCCACGAATAGTCCTGTGCCAATGACACCGCCGATTGAAATCATAAACATATGTCGACTGCGCATTCCACGCTTCAAGCCTGCTTCTTTGTCGACAATTTCCTGTAGTTTATCCAAGTGGGTTCCCCCTCTTCTCTAGCTTCGTTCGGCATGTTATCGCGGCATAAAGCAACCGTTTTCATTCTAACTAAGAAAATATATTGCAGATGAACCGAATGAAACACAACTGCCTTTGTGGATTGCGGGGCGCAAAAAAATTTTGCACCACCGATGAACCCTACGTGGTGTGATTCCATTTGCGAAGCCTGTATTGCAAACTTTGTCTACTCACACCCAGCGCGCGCGCTGTGGCAGACACATTTCCACCGTTTTGCGATAAGACTTTTAACACGTATGCGCGCTCGTATTGAGACAACTGAGACTGTAAATTTCGCTCCTGTGCAAACGATGCATAATCGAGAAGTTGACTGCCATTGTCGCCATGCGGCGTGTCATCCAAGGTGTTTACCCGCCGGCGTATATGCATCGGAAGGTGTACAACGTCAATTTCGCCATTGTCCACGACCATGTTCATGGCGCCTTCGATGGTATTCTCGAGTTCACGGACGTTGCCTGGCCAAGGGTAGGTGAGAAAGTATTTCATCACTTCGTCAGAAACACCCTGAACCTGCATGCCAAAGAGTTCATTGTATCTCTTGACAAAGAGATCGGTCAGATTCGGTATATCCTGTTGACGTTCCCGCAATGGCGGTAGAAACAGCGTCACGACGCTGAGACGGTAGTATAGGTCTTTCCGAAGTGTCCCTTTGACCACATCGTCTAATGGGTCTTCATGAACGGTCGCAATAATTCGCACATCGACGGTTCTATCCTGTGTATCACCGAGGCGACGAATTGTCTTTTCTTGAAGTGCGCGAAGAAGTTTGGCCTGCAAAGGTAAACTCAGCGAATTCAATTCGTCTAGTAGCAGCGTTCCCCCATCCGCTTGCTCGAGGAGCCCTGGCCTATCGATGGCTCCAGGAAATGCGCCGTGCACGGTACCGAACAAAATGCCTTCAATGAGGTGCTCTGGCAATGCCGCGCAATTTTGTGAAACAAAGGGTCCTGCGGAACGGGGGCTCGCGTGATGAATGCTTTGCGCAAACAATTCCTTGCCCGTTCCAGTCTCCCCAACAATCAGAATGGACGAATTCGTCCGAGCCGCTCGCTTTGCATGCTCCATCACTTCCACGATATTGGGGCTCTCGCCAATCAAACTGTCAAACGTGTACCGTGTTTTTCCACGCCTGAGAATGTTCTCTTGAATCCGTTCGATTTGGGTAATATCGCGTGCGATTTCCACAGCTCCACAGATTTCACCGTTTAGGACAATTGGCATGGTGTTGTTAATCGTCGTCACCGATTCGCCCTGCAAGTTGTAATACGTCTGTTTTACATTAAAAGTTGCGCGTCCAGTTTGCAGCGCATGAAGCAATGTGCTGTAGCCTTCCTCTGGGAACGTGAAGACATCAAGCACATCCTTATTCAATACATCAACAGCTGACATGGACTCAATATCGGCCATTTTTTGATTGTAAATCACCGTTTTCCCAGATGCATCGACAACATGGATTCCTTCGTCGAGTTGATCCACCAAAAACTCATACATTTGAATCAACGATCGCGTCCTATTTTCTAGGTCATTGATATTGGCGCTCGCCACGCATATCCCCCCAATCGGGATGATTCCGTGTTGCCTGAAAAGTGTTGAAATTCACCGTTCTACTTCGTCAGTTTACTGGGCGCGCAATCAAACCGCAAACTATTTTTGCACCTGCAATAAATAACGGCAATTGATTTATGCAAATCGCTTTTGCATCATCATATTTGAAAGCGCTTATTCAAACCGAATGCCATTTCGGCATTTCAACGACTTTATTTTCCAATCCGGTTGGATTGAACAAACATGCGTCGTGTACACGAGGAGGAAATCGACTGTGATTCCATACTTCCCTGAAGCGCTGACGAATTTCTCCAAGCCGGAGAATGAAGCGGCATTTACCGCCGCTTTCGAGCGTGTATCATCACAACTTGGCCAAACCTGCCCACTTATCGTCGGCGGTCGTGAGATATACACGGACCAACGCCAGGAATCTCGCAACCCATCCAATTTGGAGCAAATCGTTGGCTTTGTGGCACAAGCGGATAAAACCATCATCGACGAAGCATTTCAAGTTGCTTCCAAAACATTTACCACTTGGTCACAAGTACGCCCAGAAGAACGCGCAGGCTATCTGTTTAAAGCAGCCGCTGTGATTCGCCGCCGGAAGCATGAATTCTCCTCGTGGTTGTTATTGGAGGCAGGAAAGACGCGCGCTGAAGCAGATGCGGATACAGCTGAGTGCATTGATTTCCTAGAGTATTATGGACGCCAAATGTTGCAGTTGTCCGAGCGAGGAAAACAGACGCTCATTTCGTATCCAGGTGAGGATAACCAACTCGAGTACATCCCACTCGGCGTTGGCGTGGTCATTCCACCCTGGAATTTCCCACTTGCAATCATGGCGGGTATGACGGCGGCTGCCATCGTCTCTGGGAATACAGTCCTCTTGAAGCCAGCGAGTCAAACGCCGGTCATTGCCTACCGCTTCTATGAGGTTTTGAAAGAAGTGGGACTCCCGGACGGCGTCGTCAACTTCGTGCCAGGTGACGCAGATGTAATCGGAGATTACATGGTTGATCACGTGCGTACTCGATTTGTGACCTTCACGGGATCACGCGATGTAGGCGTCCGCATCTATGAACGTGCCTCAAAAGTTCATGCGGGCCAAATTTGGCTCAAACGCGTCATCGCTGAAATGGGTGGCAAGGACGCCATTATCGTCGACGAACAAGCCGATTTGGACTTGGCGGCACAGAACATCATCAATTCCGCGTTTATGTTCAGCGGTCAAAAGTGTTCTGCATGTTCGCGGGTCATTGCACATGAAGCAATTTATCAAGACCTTCTGGACCGTGTGGTGGAAAAGACACGTGCACTCACCATTGGCGATGCGGTGAACGCAAACACCCAGGTTGGCCCCGTTATCGACCAAAAGGCTTACGAAAAAATCAAGCACTACATCGAAATCGGCAAGCAGGAAGGGCGTCTCGTGTGCGGCGGTGAGACTTGGGACAAACCAGGGTACTTTGTATCCCCCACCATTTTCGCCGATGTACCTGCAGACGCGCGCATCTCCAAAGAAGAGATTTTTGGACCCGTAGTGGCGTTCACGAAGGTAAAGACCTTTTCTGACGCCATTGCGGCTGCGAATAACACCGAGTTTGGCCTGACCGGTTCTGTGTTCACAACAAATCGCGAACACGTCGAAGAAGCACGCCGCACGTTCCACGTCGGCAACCTATATTTCAACCGGAAATCAACGGGTGCTTTGGTGGGTGTCCATCCGTTTGGCGGCTTCAATATGTCTGGCACGGATTCAAAAGCCGGAGGGCCCGACTATCTACTGCTGTTTACACAGCCGAAACTCAGTTCAGAGGTCCTTTAAGTCCAGAACAGCATACGTGGCGCGCGAAAGAATCGCGTGCCAAATCACACAAGGAGGAATTACCCATGCAAAATACAACGTCATCTCCCAAGACGCTGGAGGAACAATACGGCGCAAAGAACTACCATCCTCTCCCGATTGTCCTAGCAAAAGGTGAAGGTGTATGGGTTGAGGATACGGAAGGCAAGCGATACATGGATATGCTCAGCGCATACTCTGCGCTGAACCAAGGTCATAGACATCCCAAGGTCATTCAAGCACTCAAGGACCAAGCGGATAGAATCACGTTGACGTCGCGGGCCTTTCACAATGATCAACTCGGTTACCTGTACGAAAGCTTGGCCAAGATCACACACAAGAACATGATCTTACCGATGAACACGGGCGCAGAAGCGGTTGAAACAGCGATTAAGGCAATCCGCCGTTGGGCCTATGACGTGAAAAAAGTCCCGGATAATCAGGCGGAGATTATTGTGGCCTCGGGCAATTTCCATGGCCGCACCACAACGATTATCTCCTTTAGCTCCGATACGGAATACCAACGCGCGTTTGGTCCATTGACGCCTGGTTTCAAAATCGTTCCTTATGGTGACATCGACGCACTCAAACATGCCATTACGCCGAACACAGCTGCATTCCTCGTGGAACCCATCCAGGGTGAAGCAGGAATTGTCATTCCTCCCGAAGGCTATATTCGCGACGCGTACCAAGTCTGCAAAGATAACAATGTCCTGTTCGTCGCCGACGAAATTCAAACTGGTCTAGGGCGAACCGGGAAAATGTTCGCCTGTGACTGGGAAGAAGTCATTCCCGATATGTATATCATCGGCAAAGCGCTGGGCGCAGGGGTTATTCCGGTTTCGGCGGTTGCTGCGGACAAGGAAATTCTCGGCTTGTTTGAACCCGGGTCACACGGCTCCACATTTGGAGGCAATCCGCTCGGCAGTGCAGTAGCCGTTGCAGCGCTCAAAGTCATTGAGGAAGAAAACTTACCGGAACGCTCCCGCGTACTGGGCGAATACTTCTTAAACAAACTGCTCACGCTGAACAATCCAGTTATCAAAGAAGTACGGGGTCGCGGGCTGTTTATTGGACTCGAGTTGACTACAAAGGCCCGTCCATATTGCGAGCAGTTGAAAGACCTTGGCCTGCTGTGCAAAGAGACACACGAAAACACAATTCGCTTCGCCCCGCCGCTCATCATTACAGAGGAAGAACTCGATTGGGCATTCGAAAAGATTCAATCTGTGTTCCAAATGTAATGAATGAGTAGCGATGAATGACATGGGGTGACATCAATGAGCACGGTCACTGAAAACAAAACAGCGGATCATGAACAGGATGTTCTCTCGTCAACGCAACAAGTGATTCTGGACGCGTTGACGCATCTCGGCTACGGCCCAGCGTACTACGAGCTGTTAAAGGCGCCTCTACTTACACTGACCGTTCGGATTCCAGTACGAATGGACGACGGATCCGTCAAAGTCTTCACCGGCTACCGCAGCCAACACAACAACGCCATTGGGCCCACCAAGGGTGGTATTCGCTTCCACCCTGATGTGACGTTGGAAGAGGTCCAGGCGCTGTCCATCTGGATGTCGGTGAAGTGCGGCGTCGTGGGACTTCCTTACGGCGGTGGTAAGGGCGGTATCATTTGCGATCCGCGCGACATGTCCGTCGGCGAACTGGAGCGGCTGAGTCGGGCTTATGTCCGCTCCATCAGCCAAATTGTGGGGCCGACAAAGGATATTCCAGCACCAGACGTGTACACCAATTCTCAAATCATGGCCTGGATGATGGACGAATATAGCCATCTTCGCGAGTTTGATTCCCCCGGATTTATTACGGGCAAGCCGTTGGTTCTTGGCGGATCACAAGGGCGAGACACGGCTACGGCCAAGGGTGTCGCCATCTGTATCGAAGAAGCGGCGAAACGACGAGGCCTTTCCCTCCAAGGGGCAAAAGTGATTGTGCAAGGATTTGGAAACGCGGGAAGCTACCTATCGAAATTCATGCATGATGCAGGTGCCCTTGTCGTTGGTATCTCAGATGCGTATGGCGCCATTTATAACGAAAATGGCTTAAATATTGACGAGCTGTTGGACATGAGAGATTCCTTCGGCATGGTGACCAAAAACTTTAAGAACACCATTTCAAACGAGCAACTTCTTGAAATGCCCTGTGACATTCTTGTGCCGGCTGCGATTGAGAACCAAATCACTATAGACAATGCGCATCGGATACAAGCACAAATCGTCGCGGAAGCAGCGAACGGCCCGACGACGCTGGATGCCACAAAAGTACTGTCGGAAAACGGCGTTTTGCTCGTACCCGATGTATTGGCGAACGCGGGCGGTGTTACCGTGTCTTACTTTGAGTGGGTGCAGAACAACCAAGGACTTTACTGGACTGCAGAAGAGATAGAACAGCGTCTCCGGCAAGTGATGACCCACTCGTTTGAACGCGTCTACGACATGGCCACGACGCAAGGCGTGAACATGCGCCTCGCAGCTTACATGGTCGGTATTCAAAAGATGGCGGAAGCCATGCACTATCGCGGTTGGGTCTAAATTCAAAAGAAGAAAGTTGGTGTTATAGATGAAGGAGATACGTATCATCGGCGTTCCGTCCGACCTTGGGCAAGGGCGGCGCGGTGTCGACATGGGGCCGAGTGCCATACGGTACGCAGGGCTTGAGGCAGCGCTTAAACACCTTGGCTATCAAGTGAAAGATCTCGGCAATATCAACGTTCCAACACCAGAAATGCACGAACAAGCGCAGAACGCAAAACTTCGCTATTTGAACGAAGTGAAGGCCGTCTCCGAAAGCCTGTGTGGCATGGTAAGTACGGTCGTGTCAGAAGGACACATACCACTCGTTCTTGGCGGCGATCACAGCATTGCGATTGGCAGTTTAGCTGGCATGGCGCAATCCAGCACGAATTATGGCGTCATCTGGTTTGATGCACATGGAGACATGAATACAGCGGAGACGACGCCCTCAGGAAACATCCATGGTATGCCTTTGGCTGTGAGTCTAGGCTATGGACATGATGACTTAATCAGCATTGGCGGCGTCACGCCTAAGGTGAAACCGGAGAATGTCGTACTCGTTGGCATTCGTTCCATTGACGCAGATGAAGCAAAGCTCATTGCCAAAGCCGGCATTCGTTGCTACACGATGTCCGAAATCGACCAACGCGGCATGGCGGTCGTCATGGAGGAAGCGATTCAAATCGCCACAAATGGCACAGATGGCATCCATTTGAGCCTCGATCTCGACGCACTTGATCCAACGCTGGCCCCTGGCGTCGGTACCCCAGTCAATGGCGGCGTCACCTACCGTGAGGGGCATTTGGCGATGGAAATGTTGTCCGCTTCAAACGCCATCGTTTCCGTGGACGTCGTTGAAGTGAACCCGATTCTTGATGAGCAAAACCGCACGGCCCTGATGGCTGTTGAACTCGTTGAGTCATTGTTTGGCAAAACCGTGCTCTAAGAATGATTGAATGGGCCCCTATGGCGTCATGAACTTGCGCCATAGGGGCCACAGATGAGATGTATCCACTAGTTTATTCAAAGCTTCCTCTCTCGGGTCTCTCCTCTCAATTGTAAGCGTAAAACGCAGCACACCTCGTAAGGCTACACTCTGGGTGGGATAATCTCCTCAAATGAAACTGAGGAGAGTGAGGTACATGTCAAGAACCGAGCTACGTGAAGAATGGGAGAGTCGCCTCACCGAGTTTGAGTCCAGTGGGCAAACGGCTACAGTCTGGTGTGCGGTGCACGGGATCAATATTCATCGCTTTCGCTACTGGTCCAGCAAGCTTCGAGGGAATCGACGAAAGCCTTCAAATGGAGAGGTTCGTTGGCTTTCAGTGGAGATGGAATCAGTCATTAAACCGAGCAGTAACGAAGCGCTCACTGTTCAGGTTGGTCAAGCCAGGATTGAAGTGTCTGAGGGCTTCAACACCAAACTGTTCATACAGGTCGTTCAGGCTTTGGCAGATGCTCATCCATGAGGCGAATTCAGAGCAACGGGTGTACTTGGCGAGCGGCAGTACAGATCTTCGTAAGTCTATCGACGGGCTGGCAGTCCTGGTTCAAGAGGTCTTTCAGCTCAGTCCATTTTCGCCTTCCCTCTTCGTTTTCTGCAACCGAAAACGAGACAAGCTTAAAATCCTAGAGTGGGATACGAATGGATTCTGGCTCCATTATCGTCGTTTGGAACGTGGTCGCTTTCAATGGCCGGACGTAACGAACAGCGAAACGGTTACGGTCAGTCGGCAGCAGTTGCGGTGGTTGCTAGACGGACTGTCCATCACCCAACGACAGGCTCATAAAAAGGTAACCGCGCGCACGGTCATCTAGTCTCTCAGTGGCAAAATAAAAGTTCCGTAATCTCTTTTGTGACAAGGGATTTTAGCTCGCATGTCGAAATATATAGCATGGCGAAACCAAAGAGTTCCACCACCGAACAGGTTGAATCCTTGCAGCAAGAAAACACCATACTTAAGCAGCAAAATGACGAACTCAAGTCTAAGGTAGAGTGGCTTGAGGAGAAATTGCGCAAAGCAACTCACCAACGTTTTGCTGCGTCTAGTGAACGGACCAAGACCGACTCCGTACAGACGCTGTTGTTTAACGAAGCCGAAGTCGAGTCTGAACCTACGCTTGAAGAGCCCACCATGGAAACCATCACCTACAAGCGAAAAAAGAAACGTCCGGGTCAGCGTGATGAACTCCTAAAGGACCTGCCCGTGGAGCGAATGGAGTATCGCTTACCCGAAGAGGAGCAGGTGTGTTCCTGCTGTGGTGGCGCCATGCATGAAATGAGTTCTGAAACGCGAACTGAGATAAAAATCATTCCGGCTCAGATGAAGGTCGTGGAGCATGTTCAATATATCTACGCCTGTCGTCATTGTGAGAAGCATGAAACTGAAACCCCTGTTGTGAAAGCTTCCATGCCACGTCCGGCATTTCCGGGGAGCTTAGCTTCTGCCTCAGCAGTGGCTTACATCATGAGTAAGAAATACGTCGAGGGGATGCCACTCTATCGGCAGGAGCAACAGTTTGAGCGACAGGGCTTTCCGTTATCACGACAAACCATGGCCAATTGGGTCCTAGCCGGTGCAACGACATGGTTGAGTAAAATATACGACCGGATGCACCAGGAACTCTTACAACGGAAGTACTTACACGCAGACGAGACAACGCTGCAGGTACTTCACGAATCCGGCAGAACCGCAGATACGAAGTCCTACATGTGGCTCTACCGCAGTGGACGGGACGGTCCACCCATTGTTTTGTACGACTACCAAGAGACGCGCAGTCGGGAGCATCCAACAAGGTTCCTCCAAGGATTTCACGGATACATCCATGTGGATGGCTACGTAGGGTACGAGGACATTCCGGATGTGACCCTGTCAGGGTGCTGGAGTCATGCCCGAAGGAAATTCGACGAGGCCATCAAGGCCTTACCCGCATCCAAACGGAACACGCCCGTGGCTGCAAGGGAAGGACTGGAATATTGCAATCGTCTCTTCAAAATTGAGCGTGGGTTAAAAGACATGACTCCCGAGAAGCGGTACGAACAGCGCCTCGAGCAAAGTCGTCCAGTCCTGGATGCTTTTTTGCCATGGCTTGAATTCCAGAAGGAAAACATACTCCCAAAGAGTGCCTTGGGAGAGGCAGTGAATTATTGCCTACGCCAATGGGGTAAGCTCACCGTGTTCCTTGAGGATGGCCATCTGGAGATCGATAACAACCGCGGTGAACGTTCCATTAAGCCATTTGTGATCGGGAGAAAGAACTTCCTGTTCAGCAATACGCCGCGCGGAGCTAGAGCGAGCGCCATCACATACAGTATCGTGGAAACTGCAAAAGAGAATGGACTCGACCCGTTTCAATATCTGTGCTATCTGTTCGAGCAACTACCAAACGTCCCCGACGATGAATCTGACTCGTTGGCCGCGCTGCTGCCTTGGGCTGGGAACTTACCGGACGAAGTGCGACATTCAAGGAGAAAGACTCCATAACACGACAGTAGTCCCCGCCGTAACCGGTGGGGATTTCTGATTATAATGACGACGAATGACCTACCTTCAATGTGTCCTGCGTTTGACGCTTACTCTCAATTCGCCAAACTCAGCGTTTTTGTATGTTACAGTTGTTGCAGTATTGGGCAGCATTAATCGAATATGACTGTAATCAAAAATAGTGCAAGAGTTGGTTGAAGGAGTGAGGTAATGAGTAAAAGACTGGCGGGAACTTTGATTACAATGATGTCCATATTGTTTTTGGCGTCGTTGGTTTTTAATTGGTATCAGTATAGGCAATCTCAACAGATGCACGATGCTGCTTATGGTGGAGGATTTTACCTTGCTGTTGAGGGGGTCAATCGAGCATATGACATTTTTAGCGAAGATGGACAAGCGAAGAATGAAGATATCGCTGATGCTGTGATGTATATTTCAGAATCTGCGGAAGTTTTCCAAGCGTTTTCTCATGTAATGGGACAGATGGGTGTAGAGCACACGATGGGTATAGGCGTGGAACTGGAACAGGACGCTCAGGTGATTTCCCATCCTCAAAAGTATCCAAAGTCTCAAATTCAACAAGCCGAAAAGTTTGTTGAGATAGTGTCAGTAGACTTTCGACCATGTTGGAACGCTCAATTTCTTGTTAAAAGCCGTTTGCCTGGTGCAATTGATAAGATATATAAAGCGATGCCTTCACAAGATAGGCAACAACTATATTCAATGTGATAAAAAGCATTGGCAGTTATTGAACAAACGGGGGCGTTAATCCCGCAGACCTATGATTTGGTGATATTACCCTTAAGTCGCTAAGATGATCCTTGAGCGACGTAGATGTGACAATAAATGACCTAAATATTCATGCGAGTTCGACTAGACAGTCTCCCGTGATCGTCCCAGTTGATTCAAAATATCAGTTCATATCTGGAGATATGCCTCACCCAAACGAAGCATGTCTCCATCAAAATACATATCTTCTTAGACAAAATATTTCCACAACCAATAGGGATATTCCGCCAGGCATAAAAACTACCTTTTAGGACTATATCGAGTCTGAATGGAACCCAAACGATACCATTAAAACCGCTTCCAACGCAGACACAACCAACGAGTTTTACACAATGGGGCGTTATGACCATATCTCCACTAAAACCGCATTTAACGATCCCGATAGCACTATTGACGAATGGTATGGATTATTCAGCGTCTGAAAACTTTACAGTATTCATGTCATCAGCGCCGAATGTTGCCACGTTTGGGAGTACTACCGGTGGATCGGATGGTTCACCTGGTGTTTATTCTGTTATGAAGGGCGTGAAACTCAGTATTTCGAGCTGGCAAGAGCGTGTCACGTCCACAGTGCTCCCAATTGAAGGGTTCGGATTACATCCAGATTACCCGGTTTACATTTCTGATACAATACTCTCGCAGGAAAATAGCTATAGTATTTCTGGAAATGTCAAACAAACTATGGATCACGAC
Above is a genomic segment from Alicyclobacillus acidoterrestris containing:
- the tnpB gene encoding IS66 family insertion sequence element accessory protein TnpB (TnpB, as the term is used for proteins encoded by IS66 family insertion elements, is considered an accessory protein, since TnpC, encoded by a neighboring gene, is a DDE family transposase.); amino-acid sequence: MLIHEANSEQRVYLASGSTDLRKSIDGLAVLVQEVFQLSPFSPSLFVFCNRKRDKLKILEWDTNGFWLHYRRLERGRFQWPDVTNSETVTVSRQQLRWLLDGLSITQRQAHKKVTARTVI
- the tnpC gene encoding IS66 family transposase, encoding MAKPKSSTTEQVESLQQENTILKQQNDELKSKVEWLEEKLRKATHQRFAASSERTKTDSVQTLLFNEAEVESEPTLEEPTMETITYKRKKKRPGQRDELLKDLPVERMEYRLPEEEQVCSCCGGAMHEMSSETRTEIKIIPAQMKVVEHVQYIYACRHCEKHETETPVVKASMPRPAFPGSLASASAVAYIMSKKYVEGMPLYRQEQQFERQGFPLSRQTMANWVLAGATTWLSKIYDRMHQELLQRKYLHADETTLQVLHESGRTADTKSYMWLYRSGRDGPPIVLYDYQETRSREHPTRFLQGFHGYIHVDGYVGYEDIPDVTLSGCWSHARRKFDEAIKALPASKRNTPVAAREGLEYCNRLFKIERGLKDMTPEKRYEQRLEQSRPVLDAFLPWLEFQKENILPKSALGEAVNYCLRQWGKLTVFLEDGHLEIDNNRGERSIKPFVIGRKNFLFSNTPRGARASAITYSIVETAKENGLDPFQYLCYLFEQLPNVPDDESDSLAALLPWAGNLPDEVRHSRRKTP
- a CDS encoding S41 family peptidase, giving the protein MTISPLKPHLTIPIALLTNGMDYSASENFTVFMSSAPNVATFGSTTGGSDGSPGVYSVMKGVKLSISSWQERVTSTVLPIEGFGLHPDYPVYISDTILSQENSYSISGNVKQTMDHDPVLQAARAWVLKQTN